A window of the Besnoitia besnoiti strain Bb-Ger1 chromosome VI, whole genome shotgun sequence genome harbors these coding sequences:
- a CDS encoding hypothetical protein (encoded by transcript BESB_065510) — protein sequence MADHVKGCGEPGGGEADGLRTGRSRFTWGRRTNQDFSRPRQSSGQQAEVSNADGANSADARQEGSESKAATCTNKRVNWEHPYLGPDGVTYLPSISDASNPRATMIVSHSAAHPSYGPDPRLLQPEDIRFLTQAVTSLYADQIRPYQSEVVRRLKLFEPSTLVTKNALHFFRILTDIFIVEKTNHSRMVVYLKDKPSWFEGWIDPKSEEDPYPRSVWIELEDYLTVLSLVATILHELNSPNHMPPLQLDEDTSGDERYGDLPQSSSGVDPFTSVLLRKLRRLLRRGWQQDRSRRPVLAGSSGTRLSPALLEEKSQSSSVSVGCRSTFLEKACQQARLARPVTPSDAQGGSLTCTPEGTPKHSPHDDFLHSPPLPLSPKPQELRAAPSFNAMFAASPNFFLALAVAADEAIRFAATVDSSRCSQDANEVPTSAGTDRLPSSLSEAHQSHQNRSTVNERHRSSGIAGEQPCSSQSSPGSRVSTLSDRQLKQEQAISVLVRSVFLEAYNAAQVEDGERQGRLGENRETNGTGKQTQEENTGDAPATPIWPKPKTPAILSVAEKPGVSSGKESTGAWKGGELGGSEVQPSGDIHPPTEGESGLRGNTSTTYASSISQGLEHSRLGEAAGVRACGAPLEQAPTSLTSPCSSPSSVMSASPLTGPQNISSPPTCADVTAAAATALPIARGVALRIRIALAKGDAPDHFAGGRYGCALSLKRHGPVSVRSFTLGCLCHLVQLSVSRCLLQYAGGFLQPCASRLAAAWQNQHTPRDPMVLHATVAATAAAALAYLELLLQGEIPEGIEGLEGGEESDLEGSGLPPYLRLGEAAHVSQPVPNKGISGNRDESAEAQNRSGRPQGLTKIKTMAELRSLVTNVLACNQRAVLLSQLRGKLVDMYGATLTPSTFHYYKLSDLLLCELSDICSIWCHGDRQLVVHDAAYQPDPSTCASGQRPTKITAFSLSHPPSMLSGLHQSGSSFHCQQVYGGRDRGHGGAGDHRFKVGGSHPNLPTTAPTPYASVDESTTISEVKETVRMLRESGQHHQIGQWYRTSPGGRRYQIPDSSPARGKQQPFRSGVDARESLPDLPRLCLPSPKLQLDNKFEDEMPPRLFAFDTQKCKEELAGELLHLQLQQLQQRKPGPGRAEHQSDRILPQCTLPSRLLTPSSPCLFTSHQQKRAPEPTTSSSAGFLPIGGRGGDHAYDWLRETASAPDRDFMQNIADRSAALKAEAPASSLFSASYLLLEGLSSLVQEVAGEMRDTKVKGDLPGIRPQAGMQTGVSPWHERPSGLDSSARHGQSRSYTALPLSPSLRPVIAPPENIQCRWKSAPPDDIGLGMGRAASQPALWDRYGFDRADSHSTTNRGHEGLHYLYGRPSGPPSPIDVNRQAAQWAVPGTQNEIERSIFDMSETRTSFCLHIPPGRLDEISTGRAQQQFL from the exons ATGGCGGACCATGTCAAGGGATGCGGGGAACCCGGCGGTGGGGAGGCAGACGGCCTGCGGACTGGCAGAAGTCGATTCACTTGGGGAAGGCGGACGAATCAGGACTTCAGCCGTCCACGACAGAGTTCAGGCCAACAAGCGGAGGTGTCAAATGCAGACGGCGCAAattccgcggacgcgcgacagGAAGGGTCGGAGTCTAAAGCTGCAACCTGCACAAACAAACGAGTAAACTGGGAACACCCGTATCTCGGCCCAGATGGCGTCACATACCTTCCTTCCATTAGTGACG CATCGAATCCCAGGGCCACGATGATCGTGAGCCACAGTGCGGCCCATCCATCGTATGGACCAGATCCCCGTCTGCTTCAGCCAGAGGACATTCGTTTCCTTACGCAGGCTGTGACATCGTTGTACGCCGATCAG ATCCGGCCCTACCAGAGCGAGGTCGTGAGGCGCCTCAAGCTGTTCGAGCCAAGCACACTGGTTACAAAGAATGCCTTGCATTTCTTCCGCATTCTAACGGACATCTTCATAGTCGAGAAGACGAACCACTCCCGTATGGTGGTGTATCTCAAGGACAAGCCATCGTG GTTCGAAGGATGGATAGATCCAAAGAGTGAAGAGGATCCCTACCCGCGATCTGTCTGGATAGAGCTGGAGGACTACCTGACGgtcctctcgctcgtcgcAACAATCCTACACGAGCTGAACAGCCCGAACCACATGCCCCCTCTGCAACTGGATGAGGATACATCTGGCGACGAACGATATGGAGACCTCCCTCAATCGTCTTCCGGAGTAGATCCGTTCACGAGCGTTCTGCTCCGAAAGCTGCGAAGGCTGCTACGGAGAGGCTGGCAGCAAGACCGATCACGCCGTCCTGTGCTTGCGGGGAGCAGTGGGACAAGGCTGTCGCCCGCGTTGTTGGAGGAGAAGTCGCAGTCGTCATCGGTTAGTGTGGGATGCCGAAGCACTTTCCTCGAGAAAGCGTGTCAGCAAGCACGCCTTGCACGGCCAGTAACGCCCTCTGACGCACAGGGGGGTTCCCTCACTTGCACGCCGGAAGGGACCCCGAAGCACTCCCCTCACGATGATTTCCTACACTCGCCACCTTTGCCTTTGTCTCCGAAGCCTCAAGAGTTGAGAGCAGCGCCGTCATTCAACGCCATGTTTGCTGCATCGCCAAACTTTTTCCTAGCACTGGCAGTCGCTGCCGACGAAGCTATCCGCTTTGCTGCTACGGTCGATTCCAGCCGGTGCTCGCAAGATGCAAATGAAGTTCCTACCTCTGCAGGCACAGACAGGTTGCCCTCCAGTTTATCTGAAGCGCATCAGTCCCATCAGAACAGGAGCACCGTAAACGAAAGGCACCGAAGTTCAGGGATTGCAGGGGAGCAGCCTTGCTCGTCTCAATCCTCACCTGGTTCTCGAGTGTCGACATTAAGCGACCGCCAACTTAAGCAGGAACAAGCTATAAGCGTCCTGGTTCGCAGTGTCTTTCTGGAGGCGTACAATGCGGCTCAAGTGGAGGATGGAGAGCGTCAGGGCCGGCTGGGGGAGAACCGAGAGACAAATGGAACAGGCAAGCAGACCCAAGAGGAAAATActggagacgcgcccgcaaCGCCAATTTGGCCGAAACCCAAGACGCCTGCAATTTTGTCTGTGGCCGAAAAGCCCGGCGTTTCAAGTGGCAAGGAGAGCACTGGTGCCTGGAAGGGCGGGGAACTCGGGGGGTCAGAAGTCCAGCCTTCAGGGGATATCCATCCACCCACAGAAGGGGAGAGCGGTCTCAGGGGAAACACGTCAACGACTTATGCGTCTTCTATTTCTCAAGGTCTTGAGCACAGCCGCCTTGGCGAGGCTGCGGGTGTGCGTGCGtgtggcgcgccgctggagcagGCGCCAACGTCTTTGACCTCGCCGtgttcttctccttcgtcagTAATGAGTGCATCTCCCCTGACAGGCCCGCAAAACATTTCGTCACCTCCCACCTGCGCGGACGTcacggctgcggccgccactGCTCTTCCCATAGCTCGTGGTGTCGCTCTCCGTATTCGCATTGCTCTTGCaaaaggagacgcgccggaCCACTTTGCAGGCGGTCGCTATGGATGCGCTCTGTCTCTGAAGCGGCATGGACCTGTCAGCGTCAG gtCATTTACCCTTGGTTGCCTTTGCCACCTCGTCCAGCTTTCCGTtagccgctgtctcctccagTATGCTGGCGGATTCCTTCAACCGTGCGcatctcgcctcgctgcggcctgGCAAAACCAACATACTCCTCGGGACCCAATGGTGCTGCATGCCACGGTAGCGGccacagccgctgcagctcttgCATATCTGGAGCTACTCCTGCAGGGAGAAATCCCTGAGGGGATAGAGGGACTTGAAGgtggagaagaaagcgattTAGAGGGGTCAGGCCTGCCTCCGTATCTCCGCCtgggcgaggctgcgcacgTCAGCCAGCCCGTGCCTAATAAAGGGATTTCCGGGAACAGGGACGAGTCTGCCGAGGCACAGAACCGATCAGGCAGGCCTCAAGGCCTCACTAAAATAAAGAC GATGGCGGAGTTAAGGTCTCTAGTCACCAACGTGCTTGCATGCAATCAGCGGGCCGTCCTGCTTTCCCAGTTACGCGGAAAACTCGTTGATAT GTACGGCGCGACTCTGACACCGTCGACTTTTCATTACTACAAGCTGTCGGATCTCCTGCTGTGCGAGCTTAGCGACATCTGCTCCATTTGGTG CCATGGCGATCGCCAACTTGTTGTTCATGATGCGGCGTACCAACCTGATCCATCAACGTGTGCCTCCGGGCAACGCCCTACGAAGATTACTGCTTTCTCGCTGAGTCATCCGCCTTCAATGCTATCCGGCTTACATCAGAGTGGAAGCTCTTTCCACTGTCAACAAGTCTACGGCGGGAGAGACCGGGGGCACGGTGGCGCAGGAGATCACCGGTTCAAAGTAGGTGGCTCTCATCCCAACCTGCCCacgacggcgccgacgccgtaCGCATCTGTAGATGAATCCACCACGATCTCTGAAGTGAAGGAAACGGTGCGGATGCTAAGAGAATCGGGGCAGCACCACCAGATTGGACAATGGTACAGGACGAGTCCCGGTGGGCGTCGGTACCAAATTCCGGATAGCTCTCCTGCACGGGGGAAGCAGCAGCCTTTCAGAAGCGGCGTTGACGCCAGAGAATCTCTTCCCGATCTGCCGAGGCTCTGCCTTCCTAGTCCAAAGCTTCAGCTCGACAATAAATTCGAGGACGAGATGCCACCCCGTCTTTTCGCATTTGACACTCAAAAATGTAAAGAAGAGCTTGCCGGAGAACTCTTACACCTCCAGCTGCAACAGTTGCAACAGCGGAAGCCAGGGCCAGGCCGGGCTGAGCACCAATCGGACCGGATACTTCCACAGTGCACGCTGCCGTCCCGTCTGCTTACGCCGTCTTCCCCTTGCTTGTTCACTTCTCACcagcagaagcgcgcgcCAGAGCCCACAACTTCCTCTTCCGCAGGGTTCCTTCCTATCGGGGGCCGTGGGGGCGACCACGCATATGACTGGCTTCGAGAGACTGCATCCGCGCCCGACAGAGACTTTATGCAGAATATAGCTGATCGCTCTGCCGCGCTGAAGGCTGAAGccccggcgtcgtcgctgttcTCGGCGTCTTACTTGCTACTTGAAGGACTATCCAGCTTGGTGCAAGAGGTTGCTGGAGAAATGCGTGATACGAAAGTGAAAGGAGATCTGCCTGGAATTCGACCGCAGGCAGGAATGCAGACAGGAGTGTCACCGTGGCACGAACGGCCCTCTGGACTCGATTCTTCCGCACGGCATGGCCAGTCCCGAAGCTACACCGCactgccgctgtcgcctaGTTTGAGGCCTGTCATCGCTCCGCCTGAGAATATTCAGTGCCGGTGGAAGTCGGCTCCGCCTGACGATATCGGACTCGGTATGGGACGCGCCGCAAGCCAGCCAGCTCTGTGGGATCGCTACGGTTTCGATCGTGCTGACAGTCACTCGACGACTAATAGAGGCCACGAGGGACTGCATTATCTCTATGGCAGGCCATCCGGCCCACCGTCACCTATCGACGTGAATCGGCAGGCAGCACAGTGGGCGGTACCCGGGACGCAAAATGAAATTGAAAGGAGCATTTTCGACATGAGCGAAACACGGACCTCCTTCTGCCTGCATATACCTCCCGGGAGACTTGATGAGATCTCCACTGGTCGGGCACAACAGCAGTTCCTGTAG
- a CDS encoding hypothetical protein (encoded by transcript BESB_065520), giving the protein MACPSPYRQGAVPPPSAGAERRPNTQRPIHRADPYASSLLGRLASKLASSVSSLFSSPADRKQTHASASPVSTVSSRLLSVPGAVPLPDPVARSVASSDGRIRGERTSEVTSAPSAGRRRSLFESLDPSLWPRDNASFLASSAAAVEPSLRQASLLRRALPGYASGAENQEAVSLSPCPLNSSLAASYAAPAFGSREGSRAHFRHDAAVNLEASRAQSVQQHQWHVQHQLGAWGPQPIVDGVVLTAPSASGRLQSGGGLDALAPAAPGVSAGYADHAQTAVHSLSALPPSVDAHARTRFAPGGLAEAGPIRRPSSETRAARAMAPPAPLLCLHPQRGTEGSGLLRQEEEHLTVDQLQRLYLRCQPLRWRVRLRELFRQESESPGSGLAAEDVHGAGGSLLEGTAAGRNAGAPEGSNRREGARAAVDGSSAAGREACGETARRWGGLAASGAESAEVLDRPRSMSRGAAAEDMESDCSAGTRPTGESREAAIVSKRDAMMSSSGPLQGKQSFLAERRGAAVEGARETSTVCGSPMGAANEASRQSHLPADSGSGDSASRSLFGSAAAGKAGLSPDAGKSASKDELSAKHASSAFSLPFVGGSASSSLPSLFGGAPAEDKSKTVQPLSGGGSSSSSLAGSSSGLSSGQTASSLFSGSSFGASSALPPGALFGGSSPPAASAPQEMRVGDRSNEHTGVSLFGAQNSHEKNKGDMKTAGQTRSDATYSKRGSTSLFGGGVSSSLSGPSSLFGNPQVDDSTIGKDTQSVPTFGKLMTSSAASDIPSATAGRGASLFGGSAFFCGSVSGADAKSSASTQPQGGEADDLRKESPLPKEGAAVSASGETGTAALSEASKDEKSQGTKDGKNADEPATQGEAAATVPWWQQNVGKACLVQVEDDGFAPDADDDPEEKESPAAAGSGLAPKHSFATPAAGGSLFGSAAAELKPPATTSSLFGTYSAASSTAAPSTTSSAGGSLFGGATTSNVFGTRMASTGTQGTGAQTQAAAGVPSSLFVFGGGGAGGSSTPGGNAGKQATGSSSGAAGAGSASGSLFGSSVFGASSTSGGISGSAGGGGATPAAGSLFVFGGGAASNTSGGASGDAAPETKKSGTGLFVFGSSSGASEAAGSISGGAAKRGRDGDNDGAPAAKSLFGGGSQTTSTTGSVFGASSAPSSLFGASAPAGGSGASISSSPFAFGASAGGAKEADKGADGTALGAPAGGSLFGERSSTPVFGATPSSTAGSGGSPPSAFGQPKTGGSTGNPFEFGKNALGNTSASAVSTGSLFGNSGGTASATGATSLFGTSLGTSGSGGTPGNLFGAATTGSSAGGTGTQRLGTITGSSPFGSGGPVASQNIANGEAFSGVSLFGGGTTSRPFAFGDSQGVGAQGQSGEDGNPLFGPQAGGPVVRRPRLTIKRTKK; this is encoded by the coding sequence ATGGCGTGTCCTTCCCCCTACCGACAGGGGGCGGtgccgcctccgtcggcgggcgcggaaaGGCGACCCAACACTCAGCGGCCGATTCACCGAGCAGACCCGTATGCGTCTTCCCTCTTGGGACGACTAGCAAGCAAACTGGCTTCTTCTGTGTCGTCGCTgttttcttcgccggcggATCGGAAACAGACGCACGCTTCCGCTTCACCGGTGTCCACTGTCTCTTCACGGCTCCTGTCGGTTCCTGGCGCAGTCCCACTCCCAGACCCCGTGGCTCGGAGTGTTGCGTCTTCGGATGGCAGAATCAGGGGCGAGCGCACGTCTGAGGTCacgtcggcgccgtcggccggGCGGCGACGGTCCCTGTTTGAGAGTTTAGATCCGTCTCTGTGGCCCCGGGACAATGCCTCGTTTCtggcttcgtctgcggctgctgtcgAACCCTCCCTACGACAGGCAAGCCTGTTGCGTCGTGCTCTGCCTGGGTACGCCTCTGGGGCGGAGAACCAGGAGGCCGTCTCCCTGTCGCCCTGTCCACTGAActcttcgctcgctgcgtcctATGCGGCTCCCGCGTTTGGGTCGCGGGAAGGCTCGCGCGCTCACTTCCGGCACGATGCCGCGGTCAACCTGGAAGCCTCGAGAGCTCAGTCTGTGCAGCAGCACCAGTGGCACGTCCAGCACCAACTAGGGGCGTGGGGCCCGCAGCCCATCGTAGACGGGGTGGTGCTGACGGCGCCGTCAGCCTCGGGTCGCTTGCAAAGTGGCGGTGGCCTGGACGCCTTGGCGCCGGCTGCCCCCGGTGTCTCGGCTGGGTATGCAGACCACGCTCAGACTGCAGTCCATTCTTTGTcagccctccccccctcggTAGACGCTCACGCTCGTACGCGCTTCGCtcccggcggcctcgcggaggcgggtCCCATCCGGAGGCCGAGCTcagagactcgcgcggcgcgcgcgatgGCGCCCCCTGCCCCCTTGCTGTGCCTCCATCCTCAGAGAGGAACCGAAGGCagcggcctgctgcgccaggAAGAGGAGCACCTCACTGTGGATCAGCTTCAAAGGCTGTATTTGCGGTGCCAGCCTTTGCGCTGGCGCGTAAGACTGCGGGAGCTCTTCCGCCAAGAATCCGAGAGCCCCGGATCAGGCCTCGCTGCAGAAGATGTGCacggcgccggaggctcGCTGCTCGAGGGGACTGCTGCTGGAAGGAACGCAGGCGCACCTGAGGGGTCCAatcgcagagaaggcgcacgcgcggctgtCGACGGTTCATCAGCTGCAGGGAGGGAAGCATgcggagagacagccagGAGATGGGGCGGTCTGGCGGCCAGCGGAGCAGAGTCTGCTGAAGTTCTAGATCGCCCGAGAAGCATGTCCCGCggggcagcagcggaggacATGGAGAGTGACTGCAGCGCAGGAACCAGGCCAACAGGCgagtcgcgcgaggctgccaTAGTATCCAAGAGAGATGCAATGATGAGCTCTTCAGGCCCGCTACAGGGAAAGCAATCTTTTCTCGCGGAGCGCCGGGGCGCAGCTGTGGAGGGCGCTCGGGAGACCTCTACTGTTTGCGGCTCTCCTATGGGGGCCGCGAACGAGGCGTCTCGGCAGTCCCACCTGCCCGCAGACAGCGGGTCTGGGGACTCTGCCAGCCGCTCTCTTTTcggaagcgcggcggctggaaAAGCCGGCTTGAGCCCTGACGCGGGCAAGTCGGCTAGCAAGGACGAGTTGAGCGCCAAACACGCCTCCAGTGCTTTTTCGCTTCCTTTCGTCGGTGGCAGTGCCAGTAGTTCGTTGCCTTCGCTCTTTGGTGGTGCACCTGCAGAAGACAAGAGCAAGACGGTGCAGCCACTGTCTGGTGGTGGAAGCTCGAGTTCGTCGTTGGCTGGATCGAGCTCCGGTCTCTCGAGCGGACAGAcggcttcgtctctcttctccgggAGCTCTTTCGGCGCGAGCAGTGCACTTCCGCCCGGCGCCCTTTTCGGAGGGagctcgcctccggcggcctccgcgccacaAGAAATGCGTGTGGGAGATCGCAGTAACGAACACACTGGTGTCAGCCTTTTTGGCGCACAGAATAGCCACGAGAAGAATAAGGGAGACATGAAGACGGCTGGCCAAACCAGAAGCGACGCTACGTACAGTAAACGGGGGTCGACGTCACTGTTTGGAGGAGGCGTCagctcctctctgtcgggACCGTCAAGTCTCTTTGGAAACCCGCAGGTTGACGACTCGACCATTGGTAAAGACACTCAGAGCGTGCCTACATTTGGAAAACTGATGAcctcttcggcggcgtcAGATATTCCGTCTGCGACGGCAGGAAGGGGGGCAAGCTTGTTTGGGGGGTCCGCGTTTTTCTGTGGGTCGGTGTCTGGTGCGGATGCGAAGTCGTCAGCGTCAACGCAGCctcagggcggcgaggctgacGATCTAAGAAAGGAGTCGCCTCTCCCGAAGGAAGGCGCTGCAGTCAGTGCCAGTGGAGAGACAGGGACAGCTGCGCTTTCCGAAGCGAGCAAAGACGAAAAGAGCCAGGGAACCAAAGACGGGAAGAATGCGGATGAACCGGCGACccaaggcgaggcggccgccacgGTGCCGTGGTGGCAACAAAACGTCGGAAAGGCTTGCCTGGTGCAGGTCGAAGATGACGGATTCGCCCCAGACGCGGATGACGATCCGGAGGAAAAGGAGTCcccagcggctgcaggcagTGGCCTAGCCCCGAAACACAGTTTCGCGACTCCTGCGGCAGGAGGCAGCCTTTtcggaagcgccgcggcggagctgaAGCCGCCAGCAACGACGTCGAGCCTGTTTGGGACATACAGTGCCGCGTCGTCGACAGCTGCTCCTAGCACGACGAGTAGCGCAGGCGGGAGCCTCTTTGGAGGCGCCACGACGTCGAACGTGTTCGGGACACGTATGGCGTCCACAGGCACGCAGGGGACTGGTGCCCAGACtcaggcggccgcaggcgttCCGTCGTCCCTCTTCGTTTTTGGTGGAGGAGGGGCTGGTGGATCGTCCACTCCAGGCGGCAATGCAGGGAAGCAAGCGACCGGGAGCTCTTctggcgcagccggcgccggtAGCGCGTCGGGGAGCTTGTTCGGCAGTTCAGTATTTGGTGCCAGCTCTACATCTGGAGGGATTTCCGGAAgcgcaggggggggaggagccACCCCCGCAGCAGGAAGTCTATTTGTGTttggcggcggggcggcttCTAACACTTCAGGGGGCGCCTCAGGGGATGCGGCGCCAGAGACAAAGAAGTCGGGAACGGGACTGTTTGTGTTCGGTTCCTCGTCAGGCGCGTCTGAGGCAGCTGGCAGCATCTCGGGTGGTGCAGCAAAGCGAGGGCGGGACGGAGACAATGACGGAGCACCGGCGGCAAAGAGTTTGTTTGGCGGAGGCTCGCAGACTACATCGACAACTGGAAGCGTTTTCGGAGCGAGTTCAGCACCGTCGTCGCTGTTCGGCGCGAGTGCGCCAGCTGGTGGCAGCGGTGCTTCGATTTCATCGAGCCCGTTTGCCTTTGGAGCAAGCGCAGGGGGCGCAAAGGAGGCGGACAAAGGAGCGGATGGGACTGCGCTCGGTGCTCCCGCAGGAGGCAGCCTCTTTGGCGAGCGGTCGTCAACGCCTGTGTTCGGAGCGACTCCAAGCAGTACTGCTGGTTCGGGCGGCTCGCCACCTTCGGCCTTTGGACAACCGAAAACGGGGGGAAGCACGGGAAACCCCTTTGAATTCGGAAAAAATGCCCTCGGAAACACTTCAGCTTCAGCTGTCAGCACAGGTTCGCTCTTTGGAAACAGCGGAGGGACCGCTAGCGCGACCGGAGCCACGAGTCTTTTTGGGACGTCATTGGGCACGTCAGGCAGTGGAGGAACACCAGGAAATTTATTTGGCGCAGCGACCACAGGCTCAAGCGCAGGAGGCACGGGCACTCAGCGGTTGGGTACCATCACGGGTTCATCTCCGTTCGGGTCGGGGGGCCCTGTCGCGTCTCAAAATATTGCAAACGGAGAAGCGTTCTCAGGTGTGAGCCTTTTCGGTGGCGGCACGACTTCGCGGCCCTTCGCCTTTGGAGACAGCCAAGGGGTTGGAGCACAGGGACAGAGCGGGGAAGACGGAAACCCACTCTTTGGACCGCAGGCTGGAGGGCCTGTTGTACGACGTCCGCGACTCACTATTAAGCGGACCAAGAAATGA
- a CDS encoding hypothetical protein (encoded by transcript BESB_065530) has product MTLRRRLWRRFQARCLLTESALRPLVPVLAFSITGTLCGAVSPVTLNRLASFAEDTRERRATAVHSPGGRGTAATEAMAFDPPGSDEREFHAEKSYSSVSGSDSTQSSTRAVKGGHVAVMVAAGICVICGLFMCATYIYQKWRRRDGNRTSETKPETAESGRIHREAASSLREDDQTEKGGTHASTAPRTQGSLQSENLIESRHSKDLDPSSFIADTHLGDPLSKAVTLLATDTACWTATSSMMLTRILREDSSLSEEEEALPPSIPVASTLDEE; this is encoded by the exons ATGACTCTGCGACGGCGACTGTGGCGCCGTTTTCAGGCTAGATGCCTCTTGACGGAATCCGCTCTGCGGCCGTTGGTGCCGGTCTTGGCGTTCTCAATCACGGGCACACTTTGCGGTGCGGTCTCGCCTGTGACACTCAACAGGCTGGCGTCATTCGCAGAGG ATACGCGAGAACGCCGAGCCACTGCGGTTCACAGCCCAGGAGGGCGTGGGACGGCTGCGACTGAAGCAATGGCATTCGATCCTCCGGGTTCTGATGAAAGAGAATTCCATGCGGAGAAGTCGTACTCCTCGGTTTCGGGTTCGGACTCTACTCAGAGCTCCACCCGCGCTGTGAAAGGCGGCCACGTTGCTGTCATGGTTGCTGCCGGAATCTGCGTCATCTGCGGTCTCTTCATGTGCGCGACGTATATCTACCAAAAGTGGAGACGCCGAGATGGCAACAG GACGTCCGAGACTAAACCTGAGACAGCGGAATCTGGTAGAATCCACAGGGAagctgcttcgtctctccgTGAAGACGATCAAACGGAAAAAGGAGGTACGCACGCCAGTACCGCACCCAGAACCCAAGGCTCCTTACAGTCCGAAAATCTAATTGAGTCTCGACACAGCAAGGATCTGGATCCTTCCAGTTTCATCGCTGATACCCACCTTGGCGACCCGCTGAGCAAAGCTGTGACGCTCCTCGCGACTGACACTGCGTGTTGGACCGCGACCTCCTCGATGATGCTGACCCGAATTCTCCGAGAAGACTCTTCGCTAtctgaggaggaggaggctctGCCTCCCTCGATACCTGTTGCCTCGACACTCGATGAAGAATGA